From Spodoptera frugiperda isolate SF20-4 chromosome 27, AGI-APGP_CSIRO_Sfru_2.0, whole genome shotgun sequence:
tatTTGCTACTGAACGATAAGATGTTAATTACATGTATTCTCTACAACAGATTCACCCCAATCAACTTCTTCCTCCACAACTTGGCGCAGCTGCGCGCGAGTGGCGACCAAAGCAACAACACTAGCGAACTGCTATCGTTCATGCCACGCACGTACACGTAAGTAAACCGTAACTATGTATTGACctattttcgactttatttacGCAATTATAAAGCTGAGATTCTATTAATAATTGACACAGTGTATGGTTATTTGATGTGTTCATTATGAATCGATGCATGTTGACCACATTTTCTTTGCCTAAAATTctttatctttaaatatttcttcattGTAGTAAAATTGACAAAGTGCACTTAATCATCTTAATGAAAATCATAGATTTCGTAACCTTAGAACGCCTGTACTAAGAACAATCTCCTGTATCACAGGCGAGAGAATGAAATTCAAAAGGACGCTCGCATTTTTACATTCaaaaattacctattttatgGAGTAGGAACTCCATGAAATAGGTAAttttgcttgttcttctccattcgaatcactgacagacagactgacgaacaattcaaaagtgcctaatttaggattaattgaaataaatgcttattGACTTTGACATGTTTTCCTACACAGCATGGCACAGGAAGGTCGGTTAATAAGCGTGGAGTGTCTCGGCTATGAGAAGCGGTACGACCCGGAAAAGCACTATGTGTACGCACTGCGTATCTTCAGACAGGGACAGACGACGCCGTTCGTACTGTACAGGTCCTACAAACATTTCACCGAGCTATACCAGAAGATTTGTCTACACTTCCCTCTGGCTAAAGTACACAGGTAAgatactttttgtattttttttaatggttgaGTTTTTTCTTATTGTGTAAATGCGCCGATTGGTCACTTTATCACTTGCAAACACTAGAGGAATGATAAATGCGTTAGATATAAAGTCTTCGACAATCTCACAGAAACGGCGGGCAGATTaaaacaacatacatacatacataacctcacgcctgtcacCCATGCGGCAGAGAcaacggaacgccaattgctacgatatGTATATTTGATAATtcgtaatacatatattatttaaaatataaggaAGGAGTCTTTCAAACTCACACGACATTACATATTTGAACCTATGAGCGTGCGTCGGAGTCGCACTTGGTTGACTTTTGTGTTTTAAACTGGTGACACTGCCAATATCAGAaagactattaaaaaaaattgggttATAGGACTATGAGTCTGAATTTATTCTTGGTGTTATCAACAGCATTGACTCAAGGAGATCTACGTAATAATCGCACTTATTTAACCAAGCAATCCTTCACGCAGTTAAAATATCAACAGTTTAAACTAATACTTCACTTTTATCTATATCAATTTACCTTCATACTTTACCTTCGGACATGTTAACAAGCGCATCGCATTACCTAATTGCTGTCCCtaagaattcgtgttacataaATCATTAAAGATtagattaaacaataaattatcagTAAAATCCTCGATATACATtcaaaacaaagtttaaaatggcttggcttgtataaaataatttgttgtatgatatcattattttaaagtacaatCGATGTATTTGAATCATTACCCACTTTAACTATAAATCGTTTGAAATTGTCAAATAACAATATGACCGCACGGTCGGTGCGGTGCCGTGCAACGTGAATTcctgcacggagtaactctgtgtgatctacaaattgttgttcccggtttgagtgtcatgtgtgaacttgtatgtttgtacccacgacacaaaagaaaatcaaagcGTGGGGTAAAGTTActaaaacatacacacatttcCATGATAATAAATCCGCATATGTGAATCCTACGGTATTTAAATGTCTGTTGTAAGTTTGTAGTGGGTCATAAATCGAATGTGTCGATTGTATAGTACCTACATAGCTAGATCCTtttggaatttatttttatacttgaatCATACTATCAGGTGTAGATTAGGCAAATTTTGTATGTAATCTTTATGGGTATTTAGTGTTATTTAAAGTATTCACGTTCATTGGGTCGTAGGTTTGATATAATAAATGGAAGGGCAGATTATCATTGGGTTTTCCTGTTTTTTAACACGTGATATagagaatataataaaattaacattgaaCCTTATCCAGTTCAAAACAAGAGATAGTTCAGACAACAAACTAATTtactatgaaaatataaatttatttcttaaatagaAAACACATAACGAACATTTAAACGCTTAGtaactataatatacaaaaaattaaacaaaaactcaCTCGTATACATATCAGGCTTCACTATTGTCTTTACTTTCCTCACCGATTTTGTAGTTTAAGTCCATTACTGTTTGCTTGGCTGCAGATTTTGAGGCTGCTGTAGCTGCTGCGGCGGCTGCAGCCCTGTTCATGTTCTCTCTGTGTTTAGATATCAAGTCCCAACTGTCTTCTTCCTCTGGTTTCGCATAAGTGACGTTGCCGGTCGCATCTTTTTCTCCTTCTGGTTTTGCAGCAGAGTACGGCGGAGGCCCACTACTCTTGCTGATAGAACTTTCTAGAGTATTTGTTGAGTTTGTCATCTGTGTTGGTTGTGCGTTCGATGTGCTCGGTTGCGGTTGTTGCCGTAGTTGCGCTACAGGGTTCGCCCCCGGAGGTAACGTCTGCGGTTGAGGCTGTCGTACTTGCGCAACAGGATTCGCTTTATTCGCCCCATTCGCCATTGGCGGCGGTGGCGCCTTACTCTTTTTACTCTGTTTCTCCATCTCTCTCCTCAACTTCTCCTTTCTCGCTTGCTCTTTCAACAACAACTTGTCTCTTTTCTTCTGCTCCGCTATCCTCTGTTTCTCCAATTTCTTCTGTTCTTCTATCCGCTGTTTCTCCAACTTCTTTTGTTCTTCAAGCCTCTGTTTGTCCACTCGTATTTGTGCGTCTAGTTTTCTCTCCTTGCTTTTGTCAGGTATTCTGTTGTTGCGAGGGTCTTGTTCGGCTCCTCGTGGGTCTTTGGATACTCCTGGGTTCTCTGGTCTTAGGTTCGGTGGAAGGTTTTTGTCTAGAATAAGGTCGCTGGTGCTTTTCGCTTGTCTTATTGGTCGGACGGGAGGTGGGGCCGCGGCGGGCATTGGTTGGTTGTTGTTCAGTGCTGGTGTTGATTTCCGTGTGTCTGGGTAGTTGTAGCCTGGAAAAGGTTTTGCATATGTTCAGTATGTCACTTTGATATGGTTTTGTTAACACTTCCAACCTATGTGTATTACATTTGTTTCGTT
This genomic window contains:
- the LOC118263248 gene encoding myosin-M heavy chain-like gives rise to the protein MFGFKASLNFYNGSRRKTKKERAELGAVLSVTGAYRTNRDDSFGYNYPDTRKSTPALNNNQPMPAAAPPPVRPIRQAKSTSDLILDKNLPPNLRPENPGVSKDPRGAEQDPRNNRIPDKSKERKLDAQIRVDKQRLEEQKKLEKQRIEEQKKLEKQRIAEQKKRDKLLLKEQARKEKLRREMEKQSKKSKAPPPPMANGANKANPVAQVRQPQPQTLPPGANPVAQLRQQPQPSTSNAQPTQMTNSTNTLESSISKSSGPPPYSAAKPEGEKDATGNVTYAKPEEEDSWDLISKHRENMNRAAAAAAATAASKSAAKQTVMDLNYKIGEESKDNSEA